In Ignavibacteriales bacterium, a single genomic region encodes these proteins:
- a CDS encoding YeeE/YedE thiosulfate transporter family protein — translation MNETKYMNPYLAGVLLGLVLLITIYITGRGLGASGAVKSVVVASVETVDPTHTSNTKFYKEYSEEHPGNPLQNWLVFEIIGVVIGAFISGLISNRLKFQLEHSSKSTTRIRIIGALVGGALFGFGAQLGRGCTSGAALSGMAVLSTGGIITMIAIFGGAYAFAYFFRKLWI, via the coding sequence ATGAATGAAACAAAATATATGAACCCTTATCTAGCCGGAGTTCTACTCGGTTTAGTTTTATTGATAACAATTTATATCACAGGAAGAGGATTAGGTGCAAGCGGTGCGGTTAAAAGTGTTGTTGTTGCTTCTGTAGAAACTGTCGATCCAACTCATACCTCAAATACAAAGTTCTACAAAGAATACAGTGAAGAACATCCCGGTAATCCATTACAAAATTGGCTCGTATTTGAAATAATAGGTGTTGTAATCGGAGCGTTTATATCCGGATTAATTTCTAACCGCCTCAAATTTCAACTTGAACATTCTTCCAAGTCTACAACTAGAATTAGAATAATCGGGGCTTTAGTCGGTGGTGCTCTGTTTGGATTTGGTGCACAACTTGGGAGAGGATGTACAAGCGGCGCTGCTTTGAGCGGCATGGCAGTTCTCTCTACAGGCGGAATAATAACTATGATCGCAATTTTTGGCGGGGCTTATGCTTTCGCTTATTTTTTCAGAAAACTTTGGATATAA
- a CDS encoding integrase core domain-containing protein: MVTAYRSPWQNGYVERVIGSIRREFLDHLIVINESHLRKLLKEYFNYYNNQRTHLGLNKDSPESREVHVIGKIEKVAVANGLHNFYFRKAA; the protein is encoded by the coding sequence ATTGTTACGGCTTATCGATCACCATGGCAGAACGGTTATGTGGAAAGAGTTATTGGAAGTATACGAAGGGAGTTTCTTGATCACTTAATTGTTATCAATGAAAGTCATTTGAGAAAACTTCTAAAGGAATATTTTAATTATTATAATAATCAGCGAACTCATCTTGGGTTGAATAAAGATTCTCCTGAATCGAGAGAAGTTCATGTAATTGGCAAGATTGAGAAAGTTGCTGTTGCCAATGGATTGCATAACTTCTACTTTAGGAAAGCTGCGTAA
- a CDS encoding protein kinase translates to MIGKTVLHYKIIEKIGSGGMGVVYKAEDTKLHRTVALKFLPPELTRDEDAKHRFIHEAQAASQFDHHNICTIYDIIEIEDNQTCIVMPCYEGMTLKEKIANGELKIEEVIDIAKQIAEGLKKAHEHGIIHRDIKSANIFITKDSIVKILDFGLAKLSNRTQMTRMGDTVGTVSYMSPEQARGMKVDHRTDIWSFGVVMYEMLTGELPFKSEYEQAVIYSILNEEPKSLHTIRNDIYSEVEQIVERSIKKNPDERYQTINDMVIDLRTIKKEEDRVAQLNPTIDRTKTLKKSNQNSFKLFLKNKKRLLAIIVLLLVCSGIVFLVIPRAPQLNPEMKSRTLTVPFRDVNYANLSKDGNWFIFPAKVDEGKYGIYIMNTSQGQPRKVTSDSSEIRKAMLSPDASTILYTRRNTTKDIDEIVNVSTSGGPGRVILENAELQDWRTDGQRILYSEENKILNNQRVLKCWSAKTDGSEHYFEFSDTSKYNLILRYSFKYSPDGKSIAWIKTFSERYSEIMIYDLEKKTSRQLTFDKKIADAPIWSPTGHILYSSNRNGNVNLWVISSSGGEPIQLTRGAGNDYMNGISSDGNRFLYSESQPVNGDIFIGNLSSGNAKQLTFGDRQYAFPEISPNGKQIVFVSKELDDLVGIRNIYVMDSDGMNVRKLTFDEYFSIYPSWSPDGKWIIYMANSLSQSLDSSRIYIAEAEKPGSSKLIGSGSWPDWITEKEFTFWKSQIKYIGSINSKEVQRFSEDSVTAYPVLNAKYVVINDYRTTRNGLWITSMNSYKLSGTKEARQIFKGTVDGLWFTNKEVYYRHHDSPPAEFHRISLPEGRDIPVSIKFPGLDSRFTLSGDGKTIIYSQFYSTTKFIVINNLFK, encoded by the coding sequence ATGATCGGTAAAACCGTTTTACATTACAAGATAATAGAAAAGATTGGTTCAGGCGGGATGGGAGTAGTTTATAAAGCCGAGGATACAAAACTCCACCGTACCGTAGCACTCAAATTTTTACCACCAGAACTAACACGCGACGAAGATGCAAAACATCGTTTTATCCATGAAGCACAAGCGGCTTCACAATTCGATCATCATAACATTTGCACGATCTATGATATTATAGAAATAGAAGACAACCAAACTTGCATTGTGATGCCATGTTATGAAGGAATGACTTTGAAAGAAAAAATTGCGAATGGAGAATTGAAAATTGAGGAAGTAATTGATATTGCAAAACAAATTGCAGAAGGATTGAAGAAAGCGCACGAGCATGGAATAATTCATAGAGATATAAAATCGGCGAACATTTTTATAACTAAAGACAGTATTGTAAAGATTTTAGATTTTGGATTAGCAAAACTTTCCAACAGAACACAAATGACACGCATGGGAGATACTGTTGGAACAGTATCGTACATGAGTCCGGAACAAGCAAGAGGAATGAAAGTAGATCATCGAACCGACATCTGGTCTTTCGGTGTAGTGATGTATGAGATGTTAACGGGAGAACTTCCATTCAAGAGTGAGTATGAACAAGCGGTAATTTATTCAATATTAAATGAAGAACCGAAATCGCTTCATACAATTCGGAATGACATTTACTCTGAAGTTGAACAGATAGTAGAAAGATCAATCAAAAAAAATCCGGATGAGCGTTATCAAACAATTAACGATATGGTCATTGATCTTAGAACGATAAAAAAAGAAGAAGATAGAGTTGCTCAATTAAACCCAACCATTGATAGGACTAAAACATTAAAAAAATCAAATCAGAATTCTTTTAAATTGTTTCTCAAGAATAAAAAAAGACTTTTAGCAATTATTGTTCTCCTGCTAGTTTGTTCTGGGATTGTATTTTTAGTAATTCCACGTGCGCCGCAATTGAATCCCGAAATGAAATCACGGACACTAACAGTTCCCTTTCGTGATGTAAACTATGCTAACTTGTCCAAAGACGGGAACTGGTTTATATTCCCTGCAAAAGTTGACGAAGGGAAATATGGCATCTACATCATGAACACATCTCAAGGCCAACCGCGAAAAGTTACTAGCGATTCCAGCGAGATACGTAAGGCAATGCTGTCACCAGACGCAAGCACAATTTTATATACTCGCCGTAATACAACTAAAGATATTGATGAGATTGTAAACGTCTCCACGTCAGGTGGACCGGGAAGAGTAATCTTAGAAAATGCAGAATTGCAAGATTGGCGAACTGATGGACAACGTATTTTGTATTCAGAAGAGAATAAAATTTTAAACAATCAAAGGGTTTTAAAATGTTGGAGTGCAAAAACTGATGGATCGGAACATTACTTTGAATTTTCCGATACAAGTAAATATAATTTAATACTACGTTATTCATTTAAATACTCACCAGACGGTAAATCAATAGCCTGGATTAAGACTTTTTCTGAGAGATACTCTGAAATAATGATTTATGATTTAGAGAAGAAAACGAGCAGACAACTTACATTTGACAAAAAAATTGCCGATGCCCCAATCTGGAGTCCGACAGGACACATTCTTTACTCTTCAAATAGAAATGGAAATGTTAATTTATGGGTAATCTCTTCCTCTGGGGGAGAACCAATACAATTAACCCGTGGAGCCGGAAATGATTACATGAATGGAATTTCTAGTGACGGGAACAGATTTTTATACTCTGAATCGCAACCTGTAAATGGAGACATTTTTATTGGGAACCTGAGTAGTGGAAATGCTAAGCAACTTACTTTTGGTGACCGTCAATATGCATTCCCGGAAATTTCACCGAATGGAAAACAGATTGTTTTTGTTTCTAAAGAACTTGATGATCTCGTCGGCATTCGTAATATTTATGTTATGGACAGTGATGGAATGAATGTGCGCAAGCTGACATTCGATGAGTATTTTAGTATTTACCCATCTTGGTCTCCAGATGGGAAATGGATTATATATATGGCTAATTCTTTAAGTCAGTCTTTGGATTCAAGTCGGATTTACATTGCCGAGGCTGAGAAACCTGGATCGTCAAAATTGATAGGATCTGGATCATGGCCTGACTGGATTACTGAAAAGGAGTTTACGTTTTGGAAATCGCAAATAAAATATATCGGTTCAATTAATTCTAAAGAAGTTCAGAGATTTTCCGAAGATTCTGTCACTGCATATCCTGTATTGAATGCAAAATATGTAGTGATCAATGACTATCGTACAACTCGAAACGGATTGTGGATAACATCAATGAACTCATACAAATTATCAGGGACAAAAGAAGCAAGACAAATATTCAAAGGGACTGTTGATGGACTTTGGTTTACAAACAAAGAGGTCTATTATAGACATCATGATTCACCACCTGCAGAATTTCACAGAATTTCTTTACCAGAAGGAAGAGATATTCCTGTGAGTATTAAATTCCCTGGGCTTGATAGCCGTTTCACTCTCAGCGGCGATGGAAAGACAATTATCTATAGCCAATTTTATTCTACAACAAAATTTATTGTTATCAATAACCTCTTCAAATAA
- a CDS encoding class I SAM-dependent methyltransferase, with translation MENINKDHWYDGWFYDKFIAPNQDMLFGQIKNLIEPNSTIIDVGCGTGRFAFLISDKCKSVLGIDLSKRNIERANYTLAKHQNNKISFQHKSVNEIILIGKEHFDYAVITYVIHEVGENDRMNLLNEIAQVANKIILGDYLVPKPSGFWSMLNEVIEFTAGSDHYKNYKSYVAKGGIYDLANKAGLKIITETKNRPSKSHLVVLSKNG, from the coding sequence ATGGAAAACATTAACAAAGATCATTGGTACGACGGATGGTTCTACGATAAATTTATTGCGCCGAATCAGGATATGTTATTCGGGCAGATTAAAAACCTCATAGAACCGAACTCGACGATTATTGATGTCGGCTGCGGAACAGGACGTTTCGCTTTTTTAATCTCAGATAAATGTAAATCGGTTTTAGGAATTGATTTATCAAAACGAAATATTGAAAGAGCTAATTATACTTTAGCAAAACATCAAAATAACAAAATTTCGTTTCAGCATAAGAGCGTTAATGAGATAATCTTGATAGGGAAAGAACATTTTGATTATGCGGTTATAACTTACGTTATTCACGAAGTTGGTGAAAACGATAGAATGAATCTCCTAAATGAAATAGCTCAAGTTGCCAATAAAATTATTCTTGGTGATTATCTTGTTCCGAAACCAAGCGGCTTTTGGAGTATGCTGAATGAAGTAATTGAGTTTACTGCTGGATCGGATCATTATAAAAATTATAAAAGCTATGTTGCGAAGGGTGGCATTTATGATTTGGCAAATAAAGCCGGACTTAAAATTATTACCGAAACAAAAAATCGACCGTCAAAGAGTCACCTTGTTGTTCTATCCAAGAATGGATAA
- a CDS encoding aminotransferase class V-fold PLP-dependent enzyme, whose amino-acid sequence MNLEEYFLKFRNEIIGIDQEFNSPYGKKKIVYADWVASGRLYYPIEKILINNFYPFVGNTHSELSETGSVMTKAYSEAKQIIKKHVNADKKDVIIFSGYGMTSAINKFQRILGLHYPEQLYKFTSIPASEKPVVFVTHMEHHSNHTSWLETICDVVIIGIDEQGKVNLDLLEVLLILHKDRKFKIGSFTAASNVTGIATQYYKMSKIMHKHGGICLIDFAASAPYVDINMHPKNPEEKLDGIFFSPHKFLGGPGSPGIMIFDSNLYNRKVPDNPGGGTVDWTNPWGKHKYIDDIELREDGGTPGFLQAIKAALAIKLKEEMGVENILAREEELRKIAFNKLKMIPSLHLLDQEQKKQLSIFSFYVEDVHYNLMVKLLNDRYGIQMRGGCSCAGTYGHYLLHVDPTRSKKITDKIDQGDFSEKPGWVRFSLHPTMTNQELNYILSAIDEVIINHKAWSKDYEYSPKTNEYFHYTQKGIDYTQVHDWFKTIEN is encoded by the coding sequence ATGAACCTAGAAGAATATTTTTTAAAGTTCAGGAATGAGATAATAGGAATTGATCAGGAATTTAATTCTCCTTATGGGAAGAAGAAAATAGTTTATGCTGATTGGGTAGCAAGCGGCAGATTATATTATCCAATCGAAAAAATCCTAATCAATAATTTTTATCCATTTGTTGGAAATACACATTCCGAATTGAGTGAAACCGGCTCAGTAATGACAAAAGCTTATTCTGAGGCAAAACAGATAATCAAAAAACATGTAAATGCAGATAAAAAAGATGTAATAATTTTTTCTGGTTATGGAATGACATCGGCAATAAATAAGTTTCAAAGAATACTTGGCCTTCACTATCCGGAACAACTTTATAAATTCACTTCAATTCCAGCAAGTGAAAAACCAGTTGTATTTGTTACTCACATGGAACACCATTCAAATCATACATCTTGGTTAGAGACAATTTGCGATGTCGTTATCATTGGTATTGACGAGCAAGGTAAAGTCAATTTGGATCTTCTAGAGGTTCTATTAATATTACATAAGGATAGAAAATTTAAGATAGGATCATTCACGGCTGCATCTAATGTTACAGGGATAGCAACACAGTATTATAAGATGTCAAAGATTATGCATAAACATGGCGGAATATGTTTGATAGATTTTGCAGCATCTGCACCTTATGTTGATATTAATATGCATCCGAAAAATCCAGAAGAAAAATTGGATGGAATATTTTTCTCACCTCACAAATTTCTTGGTGGACCAGGTTCTCCGGGCATTATGATCTTTGATTCTAATTTATATAATAGAAAAGTGCCTGACAATCCTGGTGGTGGAACTGTAGATTGGACTAATCCATGGGGTAAACATAAATATATTGATGACATTGAACTGCGTGAAGATGGGGGAACTCCAGGATTTTTACAAGCAATAAAAGCAGCGCTTGCAATAAAGCTTAAAGAAGAAATGGGAGTAGAAAATATTTTAGCCCGTGAAGAAGAACTTCGCAAAATTGCATTTAACAAATTAAAGATGATTCCTTCACTGCATCTTCTTGATCAAGAACAAAAAAAACAACTTAGTATTTTTTCTTTTTATGTAGAAGATGTTCATTATAATTTGATGGTGAAATTATTAAATGACCGATATGGAATTCAGATGCGCGGAGGTTGTTCTTGCGCGGGAACGTACGGACATTATTTATTACATGTTGATCCAACACGTTCAAAAAAGATTACCGATAAAATTGACCAAGGGGATTTCTCTGAGAAACCGGGATGGGTCCGTTTTTCACTTCATCCGACTATGACAAACCAAGAACTTAATTATATATTATCGGCTATTGATGAGGTTATAATTAATCATAAAGCTTGGTCTAAAGATTATGAATACTCACCCAAAACGAATGAGTACTTTCATTATACTCAAAAAGGGATTGATTATACTCAAGTTCATGATTGGTTTAAGACAATAGAGAATTAA
- a CDS encoding YeeE/YedE thiosulfate transporter family protein has translation MAPLVPEVIGNELNFIVALFIGVAFGFVLEQAGFSTSKKLVGLFYGYDFTVLRVFFTAGVVAMIGVIAFNHWGLIDISLVYVNPTFLWSAIVGGLIMGLGFVVGGFCPGTSVCAAAIGKIDAMIFVGGSFIGVFVFAEGYPLFEGLYKSANWGSPRMFETLGMSQSLFAFLLTVVAVGAFWVTSLIENKVNRKSNPEFSSKPLYYSLTAIALILALSAFALPDRKEMMLKEVNNLEYVTSYTVNTMDSDELAFRLIDDDPNLQLIDLRSQKEFDALSLPKSTRVNIENLFEKDAHKLLTVRRKINVFLANDEITAKKAAVLANELGYTEIYLLQGGFKQFQTEILNFQMPGQTTNQHDADTYRFRTKARQVLPILIKENKLKQGSMGNKQTKRVVGGC, from the coding sequence ATGGCACCGTTAGTACCCGAAGTTATTGGAAACGAACTCAATTTTATTGTAGCTCTCTTTATTGGAGTTGCTTTCGGCTTTGTTCTTGAACAAGCCGGGTTTTCTACATCTAAAAAACTTGTCGGTTTATTTTATGGATACGACTTTACAGTATTACGAGTTTTCTTTACAGCCGGCGTTGTAGCTATGATTGGTGTGATAGCTTTTAACCATTGGGGTTTAATAGATATTAGTCTTGTTTATGTTAATCCAACTTTCCTATGGTCTGCTATTGTCGGCGGGTTAATTATGGGACTTGGATTTGTCGTTGGCGGTTTTTGCCCGGGTACAAGTGTTTGTGCAGCGGCTATTGGGAAAATTGATGCAATGATTTTTGTTGGCGGTTCATTCATTGGTGTTTTTGTTTTTGCTGAAGGTTATCCGTTATTCGAAGGATTATATAAATCAGCTAATTGGGGAAGTCCAAGAATGTTTGAAACACTTGGAATGTCTCAATCTCTTTTTGCATTTCTTCTTACTGTTGTCGCCGTTGGGGCTTTTTGGGTAACATCCTTAATAGAAAATAAGGTGAATAGAAAATCGAATCCGGAGTTCAGTTCTAAACCGCTTTATTATAGTTTAACCGCAATAGCGTTGATTTTGGCTCTCTCTGCTTTTGCTCTTCCGGATAGAAAAGAGATGATGCTGAAAGAGGTTAATAATTTAGAATATGTAACATCTTATACGGTAAACACAATGGACAGCGATGAATTAGCTTTTAGATTAATAGACGATGATCCAAATCTTCAACTAATAGATCTACGTTCCCAAAAGGAATTTGATGCTTTGAGTTTACCTAAATCCACTCGCGTCAATATTGAAAATCTTTTTGAAAAGGATGCCCATAAATTATTAACCGTCCGACGTAAAATAAATGTGTTCTTAGCAAACGATGAGATTACCGCAAAGAAAGCTGCTGTTCTTGCCAACGAATTAGGATACACTGAAATCTATCTCCTTCAAGGTGGATTTAAACAATTCCAGACAGAAATTCTAAATTTTCAAATGCCAGGACAGACCACCAATCAACATGATGCTGATACTTATAGATTTAGAACAAAGGCAAGGCAAGTATTACCTATACTGATCAAAGAGAATAAATTAAAACAAGGTTCTATGGGAAATAAACAAACAAAACGTGTTGTTGGCGGCTGTTAG
- a CDS encoding T9SS type A sorting domain-containing protein: MVRLSIYNAIGQEIRKLVNQEIGVGSYSVDFNATELPNGIYFYKIQAGDFTQTKKMILLK, encoded by the coding sequence ATGGTAAGATTGAGTATCTATAATGCGATAGGACAAGAGATTAGAAAATTAGTTAATCAAGAAATAGGAGTAGGGTCATATTCAGTGGATTTTAATGCAACTGAATTACCTAATGGAATTTATTTTTACAAGATTCAAGCTGGTGATTTTACTCAAACAAAGAAAATG
- a CDS encoding cytochrome b/b6 domain-containing protein has protein sequence MKQRVYIYRSFERFWHWMQAILIFFLAATGFEIHGSINFFGYQNAVRYHNIAAYSFIVLIVFAIFWHFSTGEWKQYLPTSKNLKAQIDYYLFGIFKNAPHPTKKTVLSKLNPLQKLTYLGLKIMVIPTMVISGLLYMFYRYPQKATIEGLNIDSINVIALFHTAGAFLLMAFVIVHLYLITTGATITSNLKAMITGYEELEKDGHGHNTTEQSITINEKK, from the coding sequence ATGAAACAGAGAGTGTATATCTATAGATCATTTGAACGGTTCTGGCATTGGATGCAGGCAATTCTAATCTTCTTTTTAGCTGCAACCGGATTCGAAATTCACGGTTCAATAAACTTCTTCGGATATCAAAATGCAGTTAGGTATCATAACATTGCGGCATATTCATTTATCGTTTTGATTGTGTTCGCAATTTTTTGGCATTTTTCAACAGGTGAATGGAAACAATATCTTCCGACCTCAAAGAATTTAAAAGCACAGATTGATTATTATCTTTTTGGAATTTTTAAGAATGCCCCCCATCCGACAAAGAAGACTGTATTGAGCAAATTGAATCCGCTTCAAAAACTTACTTACTTGGGTTTAAAAATAATGGTAATTCCGACAATGGTTATTTCTGGATTGTTATATATGTTTTATCGGTATCCGCAGAAAGCAACAATCGAAGGATTGAATATTGATTCAATAAATGTTATAGCGCTCTTCCATACAGCAGGTGCATTTCTTTTGATGGCGTTTGTTATTGTCCATCTTTACTTAATTACAACCGGTGCTACAATTACATCAAATCTAAAAGCGATGATAACCGGTTATGAAGAATTAGAAAAAGACGGTCACGGGCACAATACTACGGAACAATCAATAACTATAAATGAAAAAAAATGA
- a CDS encoding integrase core domain-containing protein yields MWGVPRIHGEILKLGYDISQATVWRYTPKDKYNKTGQRWKTFLKNHVSEIISIDFFCVPTINFKLLHVLVFLSHGRRKIIHFNITANPTSQWATQQLKNTFYDSKTPKYLIRDRDCRFGNLFKQSVSNFGIREIVTAYRSPWQNGYCERVIGSIRREFLDHLIVMSESHLRKLLKEYFHYYNNQRTHLGLNKDSPESRQAQVIGEIDKVQVANGLHNYYFRKAA; encoded by the coding sequence ATGTGGGGTGTTCCTCGAATACACGGAGAAATTCTTAAGCTCGGTTATGATATTTCTCAAGCTACTGTTTGGAGATATACTCCGAAGGATAAGTATAATAAAACTGGTCAACGCTGGAAAACATTTCTTAAAAACCATGTTTCAGAAATAATTTCCATCGACTTCTTTTGTGTTCCAACTATTAATTTTAAGTTACTACATGTATTAGTCTTTCTCTCTCATGGGAGACGAAAGATTATTCACTTTAATATTACTGCTAATCCAACTTCTCAATGGGCTACTCAGCAACTAAAGAATACTTTCTATGATTCAAAAACTCCTAAATACTTAATTCGAGATCGCGATTGTAGATTTGGTAATTTGTTTAAACAAAGTGTTTCTAATTTTGGTATTCGAGAAATAGTAACCGCATATCGATCTCCGTGGCAGAATGGATATTGCGAAAGAGTTATTGGTAGTATTCGGAGAGAATTTCTTGATCACTTAATTGTTATGAGTGAAAGTCATTTGAGAAAACTTCTGAAAGAATATTTTCATTATTACAACAATCAACGAACGCATCTTGGGTTGAATAAAGATTCTCCGGAATCAAGACAAGCTCAAGTAATCGGTGAGATTGATAAAGTACAAGTTGCTAATGGTTTGCACAACTATTATTTCCGAAAAGCTGCGTAA
- a CDS encoding sigma 54-interacting transcriptional regulator → MPISDNLKDHILDSIAEGVFTVDKDFKVNFFNKAAERITGYTPNEIIGKYCKDVFRSKKCLIDCPLSLVFKSQNNLYDFDTMIKTSNNTTKPIKLNAAVLYNNDNEPSGGIISFRDISVYEALGKDLQKESKFHGMIGRSKVMKDIFQLITEISETDAPIFIRGESGTGKELVANAIQKLSSRRDFPFIKINCSVFPSTLLASELFGHVKGAYTDAVKDRVGRFELADKGIVFLDEVAEMSTHMQIQLLRVLQEGTFERIGESITRHTDVQIIAATNVNIKEALSTGKFREDLFYRLNVIPIEIPPLRERKEDIVPLVKHFLIKFSLFYKKPIAEIEEKALDILLNYNWPGNIRELENAIEFSFVRTNNKSKIEVSKLPPNIIQIVNDALSITASNDSQEDFIKKENLLNSLNRNNWNKSKVAKELNIGRSTLWRKMKQFGIQKK, encoded by the coding sequence ATGCCAATTAGCGATAACTTAAAAGATCATATTTTAGATTCAATTGCCGAAGGAGTATTTACAGTTGATAAAGATTTTAAAGTCAACTTCTTTAACAAAGCTGCTGAACGTATTACAGGTTATACCCCCAATGAAATCATAGGTAAATATTGTAAAGATGTATTCCGTTCAAAAAAATGTTTAATTGATTGCCCGCTTTCATTAGTCTTCAAATCTCAAAATAATCTTTATGATTTTGATACGATGATTAAAACATCTAACAATACTACAAAACCAATAAAACTCAATGCAGCGGTATTATACAATAATGATAATGAACCTTCAGGAGGCATAATATCTTTTAGAGATATAAGTGTATATGAAGCATTAGGAAAAGATCTTCAGAAAGAATCGAAGTTCCACGGAATGATTGGACGCAGTAAGGTAATGAAAGATATTTTTCAATTAATTACAGAGATTTCAGAAACCGACGCACCCATTTTCATCCGTGGTGAATCAGGCACTGGGAAAGAACTTGTTGCAAATGCTATTCAAAAACTTTCAAGCCGAAGAGATTTTCCGTTTATTAAAATAAATTGCTCGGTTTTTCCTTCTACTCTTTTAGCGAGTGAACTATTTGGCCATGTAAAAGGAGCTTACACAGATGCAGTAAAAGATCGTGTGGGAAGATTTGAGCTTGCTGATAAAGGAATAGTATTCCTAGATGAAGTAGCTGAGATGTCAACGCATATGCAGATTCAATTGCTTCGCGTTCTTCAAGAAGGTACGTTTGAGAGAATCGGAGAATCTATTACCCGCCACACCGATGTTCAGATTATTGCTGCAACGAATGTAAATATAAAAGAAGCATTGTCTACTGGAAAATTTCGTGAAGATCTTTTCTACCGATTAAATGTAATTCCAATCGAAATTCCCCCTCTTCGTGAAAGAAAAGAAGATATTGTTCCTTTGGTTAAACACTTTCTAATAAAATTTTCGCTTTTCTATAAAAAACCAATTGCTGAAATCGAGGAAAAAGCTCTGGACATATTATTAAATTACAACTGGCCTGGTAATATAAGAGAGCTAGAAAACGCAATTGAATTTAGTTTTGTAAGAACAAATAATAAAAGCAAGATAGAAGTATCTAAACTGCCTCCAAATATCATCCAAATTGTGAATGATGCTTTATCAATTACTGCCTCCAACGATTCACAGGAAGATTTTATTAAAAAAGAAAATCTGCTCAATTCTCTCAATCGAAATAACTGGAACAAATCCAAGGTTGCCAAAGAACTTAATATCGGGCGAAGTACACTTTGGCGAAAAATGAAACAATTCGGAATCCAAAAGAAATAA
- a CDS encoding helix-turn-helix domain-containing protein, with amino-acid sequence MIIKPATVINWHRKGFKLYWKWKSRSEGGRPKIPQEQINLIKQMANENPLWGVPRIHGEILKLGFDISESTVMRYISKKNGRTSGQRWKTFLKNHTAEIISIDFLTVPTINFKLLHVLVFLSHQRRKIIHFNVTAHPTSEWTTQQLRNALHDSEIPKFLIRDRDTKFGNLFS; translated from the coding sequence GTGATAATTAAACCTGCCACAGTAATAAATTGGCATCGAAAAGGTTTCAAATTATATTGGAAATGGAAGAGCAGAAGTGAAGGAGGAAGACCTAAAATTCCGCAAGAACAAATCAATCTCATTAAGCAGATGGCTAATGAAAATCCATTATGGGGAGTTCCCCGTATTCATGGAGAGATTCTTAAACTCGGGTTTGATATTTCTGAATCGACAGTCATGAGATATATTTCCAAGAAGAACGGTAGAACATCCGGGCAACGCTGGAAAACATTTCTGAAAAATCATACGGCCGAAATTATCTCAATAGATTTTCTTACTGTACCAACTATTAATTTCAAATTATTACATGTTCTGGTTTTCTTGTCACATCAAAGAAGGAAGATCATTCACTTTAATGTCACTGCTCATCCAACTTCTGAATGGACTACGCAACAACTAAGAAACGCACTACATGATTCTGAAATACCCAAGTTCCTAATTCGTGATCGTGATACTAAATTCGGCAATTTGTTTTCATAA